Part of the Desulfuromonas acetoxidans DSM 684 genome is shown below.
ATCTTCACGCTTAACACCGCGCAGCAACAGACCAACATTGTCGCCAGCCTGACCTTGATCGAGCAGCTTGCGGAACATCTCAACGCCGGTGACGGTTGTCTTGGTGGTATCTTTCATACCAACAATCTCAATTTCCTCACCAACCTTAATAATACCACTCTCAACACGACCGGTAGCAACCGTACCACGACCTGAAATGGAGAAGACATCCTCGACAGGCATCAGGAAGGCTTGATCGATTGCACGCTCAGGCTCGGGAACATAGGCATCAACCTCGTTCATCAGGTCGATGATGCATTGCTCCTCAGGAGCACCTTGGTCAGCTTCGAGAGCCTTAAGGGCGGAACCTGCAACGATAGGCAGGTCATCACCAGGAAAGTCATAAGCGGACAGCAGCTCGCGAACTTCCAGCTCAACCAGCTCCATCAGCTCTTCGTCATCAACCATGTCGGCCTTATTCAGGAACACAACGATGGCAGGAACACCAACCTGACGAGCGAGCAGAATGTGCTCACGGGTCTGAGGCATGGGGCCGTCAGCTGCAGAAACAACCAGAATAGCACCGTCCATCTGTGCCGCACCGGTAATCATATTCTTTACATAGTCAGCGTGACCAGGGCAGTCAACGTGAGCATAGTGACGGCTTTCCGTCTCATACTCAACGTGAGCTGTTGCGATGGTGATACCACGCTCACGCTCTTCAGGAGCGTTGTCAATTTGATCAAATGCGCGGGCTTCCGCCTGACCGAGACCAGCCATTACTTTGGTGATTGCCGCAGTCAGTGTCGTTTTCCCATGGTCAACGTGGCCAATCGTACCGATGTTGACATGGGGCTTTGTTCTTTCAAATTTTTCCTTTGCCATGACTTTGCTCCTTAGCCTTTCACTTTGGCGATAATCTCTTCAGAAATCGCTTTAGGCACTTGATCATAGTGGTCAAACACCATCGTATAAGTTGCACGACCCTGCGTCATACTACGCAGCTCGGTAGCATAACCAAACATACTTGCCAGAGGAACGTGGGCACTGATGACTTGAGCACTACCACGGGAATCCATCCCCTGAACTTTGCCACGACGACTGTTCAGATCGCCGATAACGTCACCCATATATTCTTCAGGAACAACAACCTCAACGGCCATCATCGGCTCAAGCAGAGCCGGTCCAGCCTTAGCTGCCCCCTCTTTAAAGCCCATTGAACCGGCAATCTTAAATGCCATTTCACTGGAGTCAACATCATGGTAAGAACCGTCGTAAACAGTAACCTTAACATCAACAATGGGGAAACCGGCAATAACACCGTTCTGAGAAGCCTCTTCAGCACCCTTACCAACGGCGGGGATGTACTCACGAGGAATAACACCACCCTTAATGGCGTCAACAAACTCAAAACCAGCACCAGGCTCCTGAGGCTCAATCCGCAACCAGCAATCGCCGTACTGACCACGACCACCAGACTGACGAACAAACTTACCCTGCACCTCAACGGATTTGGTAATCGACTCACGGTAAGCAACCTGAGGCGCACCGATGTTAGCTTCAACCTTAAACTCACGCTTCAGGCGATCAATAATAACCTCAAGGTGAAGCTCACCCATACCAGAGAGGATCGTCTGACCGGTCTCTTCATCGGTACGAACCCCAAGAGAGGGATCTTCAGCCAACAGCTTACCCAGAGCAACACCCATCTTCTCTTGGTCACTCTTGGTTTTCGGCTCAACCGCAATATGAATAACCGGATCCGGGAACTCCATCGCCTCAAGAAGACACTCACCTTCAGAGTCACACAGAGTATCACCAGTCGTGGTATATTTCAGGCCAACAGCGGCCGCAATATCACCTGAGTAAACCTGCTTAATCTCTTCACGCTTATTCGCGTGCATCTTCAAGATCCGACCCAGACGCTCCTTCTTGCCCTTGGTGGAGTTCAACACTGACGAACCCGCCTCAGCGATACCGGAATAAACACGGAAGAAGGACAACTGACCAACAAACGGGTCGGTCATAATCTTAAAGGCCAGAGCCGCAAACGGCCCATCATCATCGGCAGGACGAGTAATCTCATTACCCTTAGGATCGAGACCCTCAATCGCAGGAACATCGGTCGGACAAGGCATATAATCAACAACCGCATCCAGCAAGTGCTGAACACCCTTGTTTTTAAATGCACTACCACACAAAACAGGATTAATGTGCAGATCAATGGTCGCAGTACGAATAGCAGACTTGATCTCAGCAACGGTCAACTCATCGCCACCGAGATACTTCTCCATCAACCCCTCGTCGTACGTGCACAGCTCTTCCAACATCGCTTCGCGAGCCGCTTCCACATCACCAGACATCTCTGCGGGAATTTCCACCTCGTCGAAATTAGCACCCAGAGACTCATCGTCCCAAATAAATGCCTTCATCTCAACCAAGTCAACAACACCCTTGAAGTAATCTTCCTTACCGATAGGCAGTTGCAACGGGACAGGATTCGCACCAAGACGGTCTTTCATCATATCGACACCACGCTGAAAATCAGCGCCGATACGGTCCATCTTGTTAACAAATGCAAGACGAGGGACCCCATACTTATCAGCTTGACGCCATACTGTTTCAGATTGAGGCTCTACGCCACCAACAGAACAGAACACAGCGACAGAACCATCAAGGACACGCAGAGAGCGCTCAACCTCGATCGTAAAGTCAACATGACCCGGGGTATCAATAATGTTTATGCGGTTTTCTTTCCAAAAACAGGTGGTAGCAGCTGAGGTAATAGTAATTCCGCGCTCCTGCTCCTGTTCCATCCAGTCCATGGTCGCTGCTCCATCATGGACTTCACCAATTTTATGAGAGACACCCGTATAGTACAGGATCCGCTCAGTTGTTGTCGTCTTACCCGCATCAATGTGTGCCATGATGC
Proteins encoded:
- the tuf gene encoding elongation factor Tu — its product is MAKEKFERTKPHVNIGTIGHVDHGKTTLTAAITKVMAGLGQAEARAFDQIDNAPEERERGITIATAHVEYETESRHYAHVDCPGHADYVKNMITGAAQMDGAILVVSAADGPMPQTREHILLARQVGVPAIVVFLNKADMVDDEELMELVELEVRELLSAYDFPGDDLPIVAGSALKALEADQGAPEEQCIIDLMNEVDAYVPEPERAIDQAFLMPVEDVFSISGRGTVATGRVESGIIKVGEEIEIVGMKDTTKTTVTGVEMFRKLLDQGQAGDNVGLLLRGVKREDIERGQVLAKPGSITPHTKFKAEAYILTKEEGGRHTPFFKGYRPQFYFRTTDVTGVVELPEGVEMVMPGDNIAMSVEMITPIAMDKELRFAIREGGRTVGAGVVSEIIE
- the fusA gene encoding elongation factor G — translated: MARKVSLANTRNIGIMAHIDAGKTTTTERILYYTGVSHKIGEVHDGAATMDWMEQEQERGITITSAATTCFWKENRINIIDTPGHVDFTIEVERSLRVLDGSVAVFCSVGGVEPQSETVWRQADKYGVPRLAFVNKMDRIGADFQRGVDMMKDRLGANPVPLQLPIGKEDYFKGVVDLVEMKAFIWDDESLGANFDEVEIPAEMSGDVEAAREAMLEELCTYDEGLMEKYLGGDELTVAEIKSAIRTATIDLHINPVLCGSAFKNKGVQHLLDAVVDYMPCPTDVPAIEGLDPKGNEITRPADDDGPFAALAFKIMTDPFVGQLSFFRVYSGIAEAGSSVLNSTKGKKERLGRILKMHANKREEIKQVYSGDIAAAVGLKYTTTGDTLCDSEGECLLEAMEFPDPVIHIAVEPKTKSDQEKMGVALGKLLAEDPSLGVRTDEETGQTILSGMGELHLEVIIDRLKREFKVEANIGAPQVAYRESITKSVEVQGKFVRQSGGRGQYGDCWLRIEPQEPGAGFEFVDAIKGGVIPREYIPAVGKGAEEASQNGVIAGFPIVDVKVTVYDGSYHDVDSSEMAFKIAGSMGFKEGAAKAGPALLEPMMAVEVVVPEEYMGDVIGDLNSRRGKVQGMDSRGSAQVISAHVPLASMFGYATELRSMTQGRATYTMVFDHYDQVPKAISEEIIAKVKG